A genomic window from Sporosarcina sp. Marseille-Q4063 includes:
- a CDS encoding DUF2642 domain-containing protein: MQKQNFKKALSVLKDMKIVLFLSDHQFVEGILLDVKKDHLVVDVDQNVFYIALEHIQGLSKNSKGLRILPKKVPYLNIDTLADVLMVMQYNWVSVNSLGKQAYFGMLSKVSEDYIILIDNMEQLYIRKSYISNIYKGQYEERNAHIHKEPAIEESSSHINVETNEHLDTTEDEEIEHDQHNEEVIVKQIEATDKNESEKSVEVSIKTKLTEVETEITVNVINEHLEIHPINEIIKETSLLQLDTQDLADKTEDNERQEGPKQESIIRDIASRMNDGSKEQLNSSLDEELEHDQHNEKVIVKQIETTDEIESEKSVEVPINMKLTEVETDSVNVTNEHPETHPMNETIKETGLLQLDTLDLAEKIEDNERNEEPSQERIIQDIAPRINDESKEQLDSSAEEEEEEEIQVNQHEERVRIKHIQSKNIKETKEHIENRIISDEQYTHIIPRVRRKKKRRLKTTCCTIKNIQHAISQKELDRAIEFPVHEEDSYKVARRSKRMKSLSHPTGDNTSNNKLKSDENFDVLVEKTKPVETYTSPLSLRQNPKEEKAILERQYYALMKHASKKYVEMQHCPDCFMPLEIFYLPVRKEIHNEKATIKKQYYSLMKHAEKMYCQLKDERLKNEI, encoded by the coding sequence TTGCAAAAGCAAAACTTTAAGAAAGCGTTAAGCGTCCTTAAAGATATGAAAATTGTTTTGTTTTTAAGTGACCATCAATTTGTAGAAGGAATTTTGTTAGATGTTAAAAAAGACCACCTTGTTGTTGACGTGGATCAAAACGTATTTTATATTGCTCTCGAACATATTCAGGGTCTTTCAAAAAATTCTAAAGGCTTACGCATTCTCCCCAAAAAAGTTCCTTATCTTAATATAGATACATTAGCGGATGTATTGATGGTTATGCAATACAATTGGGTTAGCGTTAATAGTTTAGGTAAACAGGCATATTTCGGAATGTTGAGCAAAGTATCGGAAGATTACATCATCTTAATAGATAATATGGAACAACTTTATATTCGAAAATCTTATATATCAAACATTTATAAAGGGCAATATGAAGAGCGAAATGCTCATATCCACAAAGAACCAGCTATTGAGGAATCCTCATCTCATATTAATGTAGAAACAAATGAGCATTTGGACACCACGGAGGATGAAGAAATAGAACATGATCAGCACAATGAAGAAGTTATTGTAAAACAAATAGAAGCAACTGATAAAAATGAATCTGAAAAATCTGTTGAAGTGTCCATAAAGACGAAACTAACTGAAGTGGAAACCGAAATCACTGTAAATGTTATTAATGAACATCTAGAGATCCATCCAATAAATGAAATAATAAAGGAAACTAGCTTATTGCAATTAGATACACAGGATTTGGCGGATAAGACTGAAGATAATGAACGACAAGAAGGACCTAAACAAGAAAGTATTATTCGAGACATCGCTTCTCGTATGAATGATGGATCAAAAGAACAGTTAAACTCTTCGCTGGATGAAGAATTAGAACATGATCAGCACAATGAGAAAGTTATCGTAAAACAAATAGAAACAACTGACGAAATTGAATCTGAAAAATCTGTTGAAGTGCCCATAAATATGAAACTAACTGAAGTGGAAACAGACTCTGTTAATGTTACAAATGAACATCCAGAGACTCATCCAATGAATGAAACAATAAAGGAAACTGGCTTATTACAATTGGACACACTGGATTTGGCGGAAAAGATTGAAGATAACGAACGAAATGAAGAACCCAGTCAGGAAAGAATTATTCAAGACATCGCTCCTCGTATAAATGATGAATCCAAAGAACAGTTAGACTCCTCAGCAGAAGAAGAAGAAGAAGAAGAAATACAAGTGAATCAGCACGAAGAACGAGTTAGAATCAAACATATACAATCAAAAAACATAAAAGAAACTAAAGAACATATTGAAAATCGTATTATTAGTGACGAACAATATACGCATATCATTCCTCGGGTCAGGCGTAAGAAAAAGAGAAGGTTAAAAACTACCTGTTGTACCATTAAAAATATTCAACATGCAATTAGTCAAAAAGAATTAGATCGGGCAATTGAATTTCCAGTCCATGAAGAAGACTCTTATAAAGTAGCGCGCCGTTCTAAACGTATGAAATCATTAAGTCATCCAACTGGTGATAATACTTCAAACAATAAATTGAAAAGTGATGAGAATTTTGATGTATTGGTTGAAAAAACCAAACCTGTTGAAACATATACCTCCCCTCTTTCATTAAGACAAAATCCCAAAGAAGAAAAAGCGATATTAGAGAGGCAATACTATGCTTTAATGAAGCATGCATCTAAAAAATACGTTGAAATGCAACATTGTCCTGATTGTTTTATGCCGCTAGAAATTTTTTATCTACCTGTAAGGAAAGAAATCCACAATGAAAAAGCAACGATAAAGAAGCAATACTATTCTTTAATGAAACATGCAGAAAAGATGTATTGTCAATTGAAAGATGAAAGATTAAAAAATGAAATATGA
- a CDS encoding tartrate dehydrogenase, translated as MKLFKIALIPGDGIGPEVVAEGTKVLKAIEKLDPTIAFEFTEFPWGCEYYLETGKMMADDGIEQLKSFDAIYLGAVGYPGVPDHISLWDLLLRIRKEFDQYVNIRPITLLNPTLTPLKDKTRKEIDFLVIRENSEGEYAGAGDWLFKGKPEEVVLQTGVFSRKGTERIIRYAYEEARKSNRTLTSISKANALNYSMVFWDEVFEEVGLEYPDVQTYSYLVDAASLYFVAEPERFEVVVTSNLFGDILTDIGAAITGGMGLATGANVNPERKYPSMFEPVHGSAPDIAGKGIANPLAAIWSVSQMMDFFGEEQWGRRILSTLELILTEKDSLTPDLGGTASTSELGDRFIELLKSDN; from the coding sequence ATGAAACTATTTAAAATCGCGCTTATACCTGGAGATGGGATAGGCCCGGAAGTTGTTGCAGAAGGCACGAAAGTTTTAAAGGCGATTGAAAAGCTTGATCCGACAATTGCTTTCGAGTTCACTGAATTTCCGTGGGGTTGCGAATATTATTTAGAAACAGGGAAAATGATGGCAGACGATGGTATCGAACAATTAAAATCTTTTGATGCCATTTATCTTGGAGCTGTTGGGTATCCCGGAGTTCCTGATCACATTTCTTTATGGGATTTGCTGCTTCGTATTCGAAAAGAATTTGACCAATACGTAAACATTCGTCCGATTACGCTTCTAAATCCGACATTGACGCCGTTAAAAGACAAAACGCGAAAAGAAATTGACTTCCTTGTCATTCGTGAAAATAGTGAAGGTGAGTACGCGGGGGCGGGAGATTGGTTATTTAAAGGGAAGCCTGAAGAAGTCGTACTGCAAACAGGCGTCTTTTCTCGTAAAGGTACGGAGCGCATCATTCGCTATGCTTATGAAGAAGCTCGCAAGTCTAATCGAACATTGACGAGCATTAGTAAAGCGAATGCGTTGAATTATTCGATGGTTTTTTGGGATGAAGTTTTTGAAGAAGTCGGCTTGGAGTATCCAGATGTGCAAACTTATTCTTACTTAGTGGATGCAGCAAGTTTATATTTTGTTGCGGAACCCGAACGTTTTGAAGTTGTCGTCACATCCAATTTATTTGGAGACATTTTAACCGATATCGGTGCGGCGATAACAGGCGGGATGGGACTAGCGACGGGGGCGAATGTAAATCCTGAACGAAAATATCCTTCGATGTTTGAGCCTGTTCATGGTTCTGCTCCGGATATTGCCGGAAAAGGTATTGCGAATCCACTTGCTGCAATTTGGTCGGTAAGTCAGATGATGGACTTTTTCGGGGAAGAGCAATGGGGAAGGCGTATTCTGTCAACCCTCGAGCTAATTTTGACCGAAAAGGATAGCTTGACGCCCGATTTGGGTGGAACAGCTTCAACAAGTGAACTTGGTGATCGTTTTATTGAATTATTAAAGTCCGATAATTAA
- a CDS encoding CotH kinase family protein, giving the protein MSYLIPSYILKIKEKNLNELRGDVWSNDPVPASLKVENVKYDIGIAYRGSYTRKFRKRSYRIEFNDPKLFSGAREIHLNAEYRDPSLIRNKLSFDFFNDLGVLSPQSQHINFTRNDSHKGVYLQLESVDDLFLKKRGLPSGPIYYAVNNNANFSIMRDEKMKDSLISGYQRALGNDSDNDILHDFINKVNTIPLPNFPDEISRLINIDKFLRWLVGAVCSMNNDGFTHNYALYRNSETGLFEIIPWDYDATWGRKVDGGIMHYKYVPMEGKKNNHLCYLLMRFPEFRNLYKNILEEILETKFTVAYMEDKVISLHEALRPHVLIDPYKRKKIDTFDREPEFIFQFIRDRNKYLKKKLANFD; this is encoded by the coding sequence ATGTCCTATCTAATTCCATCTTATATTTTGAAAATCAAGGAAAAGAATCTAAATGAGTTACGAGGAGATGTTTGGAGCAATGACCCTGTTCCAGCTTCTTTGAAGGTGGAGAATGTCAAATATGATATAGGAATTGCCTATCGTGGATCTTATACACGGAAGTTTCGCAAAAGATCCTATCGAATTGAGTTTAACGACCCGAAATTATTCTCTGGGGCCCGCGAAATTCATCTTAACGCCGAATACAGAGACCCATCTCTCATCAGAAATAAACTTTCTTTTGATTTCTTTAATGACCTTGGTGTCTTATCACCACAAAGCCAACATATTAATTTTACTCGCAATGATTCTCATAAAGGTGTCTATTTACAATTGGAGTCCGTTGATGACTTGTTCTTGAAAAAGAGAGGCCTACCTTCTGGACCCATTTATTATGCAGTTAACAATAACGCTAACTTTTCTATTATGAGAGACGAAAAAATGAAAGACTCGCTTATTTCAGGATATCAAAGAGCCTTAGGAAACGATTCAGACAATGACATCCTTCATGATTTTATAAATAAAGTGAACACCATACCTCTACCAAATTTCCCTGATGAAATTTCCCGTCTTATCAATATTGATAAATTTTTACGTTGGCTCGTCGGAGCTGTTTGCTCAATGAATAATGACGGTTTCACCCATAACTATGCTCTGTACCGCAATAGTGAGACAGGGTTGTTTGAAATCATCCCTTGGGACTATGATGCAACTTGGGGACGAAAAGTCGACGGAGGAATCATGCATTACAAGTATGTTCCTATGGAAGGCAAGAAGAACAATCATCTTTGCTATCTGCTTATGAGATTCCCGGAATTCCGTAATCTTTACAAAAACATCTTGGAGGAAATCTTGGAAACAAAGTTCACTGTTGCCTATATGGAAGATAAAGTGATTTCTCTGCATGAAGCCCTGCGACCACACGTCCTTATTGATCCTTATAAAAGAAAGAAGATTGACACATTCGATCGTGAACCCGAATTTATTTTTCAATTTATTCGCGACCGCAACAAGTATTTGAAAAAGAAACTGGCCAACTTTGACTAA
- a CDS encoding SET domain-containing protein — translation MLPICIKDTGKYGKGIYATRDIKTGELIEVSPVLISSKNEWKYLKKTVLFDYCFTWGENYEQIAVALGFGSLFNHSFTPNAMFINNIGNLSIDFYAIVDIKASEEITINYNGDSDDKSPLWFDVLE, via the coding sequence TTGTTACCAATATGTATAAAAGATACTGGAAAATACGGTAAAGGGATATATGCTACACGTGATATTAAAACAGGTGAACTCATTGAGGTATCTCCTGTTTTAATTTCATCTAAAAATGAGTGGAAGTATCTGAAGAAGACAGTACTTTTTGATTACTGTTTCACTTGGGGGGAAAATTACGAACAAATAGCAGTGGCTTTGGGATTTGGATCATTATTTAATCACTCATTTACTCCAAATGCGATGTTTATTAATAATATAGGTAACCTGTCCATCGATTTTTATGCGATTGTTGATATTAAAGCCAGCGAGGAAATTACTATTAATTACAATGGGGATTCTGATGATAAATCGCCATTATGGTTTGATGTACTAGAATAA
- a CDS encoding DNA ligase D, translating into MKPMLLTSANEIPVGNEWIYEVKYDGFRCILIWDDKSPTFISRNGNDLTHLFPEIIQFYTSIYEQVAPFLPITADGELVHLINEFKSDFSIVQSRGRMRNEKVISKHVEKHPCSYIMFDLLRIKGKDLTNSPLSTRKAELHRIFQSTGNIQVIAVYEDADLVWNIAQVNNSEGIVAKRKTSDWMGGQRTNQWLKIKNWKYVTVVLTKYNQENGYFHGSVYQMESLVEITVFRYGFTDEERQTLVDFIQKKGTKVAQDNWELSPFICVDVACIDFDGKKLREPRFHKFNFDINPGQVNWREMQKQLHPIPPSIQITHPDKPIWPAIDIKKDDYLYYLQQIAPHLLPFLHDRHLTAIRFPHGVPGESFYQKNAPDYTPDFIATKQHEDIRYIVCNDLQSLLWLGNQLALEFHVPFQTTNTNCPTEVVFDLDPPSVSAFSLAIEAALNMKAIFDQFNLQSFVKTSGGKGIQVYIPLPKDVFTYEDTRIFTEFVCRFLCEQKPQSFTIERLKKNRHNKLYLDYVQHAEGKTIIAPYSPRGNEQGLIATPLYWEEVTDKLRPTLFPMPVVLERIKNQGDPFKNFREIGEEQKFEVVLNQLRDLMK; encoded by the coding sequence ATGAAACCGATGCTTTTAACGTCAGCAAATGAGATTCCAGTTGGCAATGAGTGGATTTATGAAGTAAAATACGACGGTTTTCGTTGTATTTTAATTTGGGATGATAAATCACCAACTTTCATTAGTAGAAATGGCAACGACCTTACTCATCTGTTTCCCGAAATCATTCAGTTTTACACTTCCATTTATGAACAAGTAGCTCCTTTTCTTCCGATAACTGCAGATGGTGAATTAGTACATTTAATCAATGAGTTTAAAAGTGATTTTTCAATCGTTCAATCACGCGGCAGAATGCGAAATGAAAAAGTTATTTCGAAACATGTTGAAAAACATCCATGCAGTTATATTATGTTCGATCTTCTTCGTATTAAAGGAAAGGATTTGACGAATTCACCTTTATCGACTCGAAAGGCGGAACTCCATAGGATTTTTCAATCAACCGGAAACATTCAAGTCATCGCTGTTTACGAAGATGCGGATCTAGTGTGGAATATAGCACAAGTAAATAACTCGGAAGGTATCGTTGCGAAAAGAAAAACAAGTGACTGGATGGGTGGACAGCGAACAAATCAATGGCTAAAGATTAAAAATTGGAAGTACGTAACCGTTGTTCTGACGAAATATAATCAAGAAAACGGCTATTTTCACGGTTCTGTCTACCAGATGGAAAGTTTGGTAGAGATTACTGTTTTTAGATACGGCTTTACGGACGAAGAAAGACAGACTTTAGTCGACTTTATTCAAAAAAAAGGCACGAAGGTAGCGCAAGATAATTGGGAATTGTCCCCATTCATTTGCGTTGATGTTGCCTGCATCGATTTTGACGGAAAAAAGCTGAGAGAGCCACGATTTCATAAATTCAATTTTGATATTAATCCGGGACAAGTGAACTGGCGAGAAATGCAAAAGCAACTTCATCCCATACCGCCGTCTATTCAAATAACGCACCCCGATAAGCCTATTTGGCCAGCCATCGACATTAAAAAAGATGATTATTTATATTACTTGCAGCAGATAGCTCCTCATCTTCTTCCTTTTCTACATGACCGTCATTTGACAGCAATACGTTTTCCACACGGTGTACCAGGAGAAAGTTTTTATCAGAAAAACGCACCCGATTATACACCTGACTTTATTGCTACAAAACAGCATGAAGATATTCGTTATATCGTTTGCAATGACCTTCAATCTTTATTGTGGTTGGGAAATCAGCTTGCGCTCGAATTTCATGTCCCGTTTCAAACAACGAATACGAATTGTCCAACTGAAGTTGTATTCGACCTTGACCCTCCATCAGTCAGTGCATTTTCATTGGCGATTGAGGCAGCTTTAAACATGAAAGCCATATTCGATCAATTCAATCTTCAATCCTTTGTTAAAACATCCGGTGGCAAAGGAATACAAGTGTATATTCCATTGCCAAAAGACGTTTTCACTTATGAAGATACGCGGATATTCACAGAATTTGTCTGTCGTTTTTTATGCGAACAGAAGCCGCAATCGTTCACAATCGAACGGCTAAAGAAAAATCGGCATAACAAATTGTACTTGGACTATGTTCAACATGCTGAAGGAAAAACGATTATCGCTCCGTATTCCCCTAGAGGCAATGAGCAAGGACTTATCGCGACGCCATTATACTGGGAGGAGGTGACTGACAAATTACGGCCAACTTTATTTCCAATGCCAGTCGTGTTAGAACGAATTAAAAACCAAGGCGATCCCTTTAAAAACTTTCGAGAGATTGGAGAAGAGCAAAAATTTGAAGTGGTCCTTAATCAGTTAAGAGATTTGATGAAGTAA
- a CDS encoding Ku protein, whose product MHTVWKGSISFGLVNIPVKLHAATENKDVKLRQLHKECNTPVNYQKVCPICDKEVKNEEIVKAYEYTKNKFVVLDQEELEQLKKENEDKAVEIIEFVKLEEIDPIYFERSYFMAPDSGGGKAYALLRKALGDSGKIGVAKIVIRSKEQLAVVRVYGDTLLMETIHFPDEVRNVQEVPNIPSAESVIQKELDTALMLVEQLTTTFDAAKYNDEYRSALLELIEQKKSGEMTVTPSEKGPDMPSNVMDLMTALQASLDKTKKKPAARKKTTKTVKKNA is encoded by the coding sequence ATGCATACAGTTTGGAAAGGCAGTATCAGCTTTGGATTGGTGAATATCCCAGTGAAGCTTCATGCGGCGACCGAAAATAAAGATGTTAAACTCCGCCAATTACACAAAGAATGCAATACGCCAGTGAATTATCAAAAGGTTTGTCCGATATGCGATAAAGAAGTTAAAAATGAGGAAATTGTCAAAGCATATGAGTACACGAAAAATAAATTCGTCGTTCTAGATCAAGAAGAATTGGAGCAACTGAAAAAAGAAAATGAAGACAAGGCTGTAGAAATTATCGAATTCGTGAAGTTAGAAGAAATCGATCCCATCTACTTTGAACGGAGTTATTTTATGGCCCCGGATAGCGGCGGGGGAAAAGCATATGCATTGTTGCGAAAAGCTCTCGGGGATTCCGGTAAAATAGGGGTAGCCAAAATTGTCATTCGTTCAAAAGAACAACTAGCTGTCGTTCGTGTTTACGGCGACACATTGCTGATGGAAACAATTCATTTTCCAGATGAAGTACGTAATGTCCAGGAAGTTCCGAACATTCCAAGTGCAGAATCAGTTATTCAGAAAGAATTGGATACGGCACTTATGTTGGTTGAACAATTGACGACGACATTTGATGCCGCTAAATATAACGATGAGTATCGATCTGCTTTACTGGAATTGATTGAACAGAAGAAATCGGGCGAAATGACGGTAACGCCGAGTGAGAAAGGGCCGGACATGCCATCAAATGTGATGGATTTAATGACTGCACTTCAAGCCTCGCTTGATAAAACGAAAAAGAAACCGGCAGCGCGAAAGAAAACGACAAAAACAGTAAAGAAAAATGCATGA
- a CDS encoding sugar O-acetyltransferase: MRTEKDKMLNGDLYNPDDVELVKERCNARRLTRIFNQTMETEDEKRIDLLKKLFGSTGKNIQIEPDFRCDYGYNIHVGENFFANFDCTFLDVCEIRIGDNCLIAPGVHIYTATHPLNPMERIGGTEYGKPVCIGDNVWIGGRAVINPGIQIGSNVVIASGAVVTKDVPDNVVIGGNPARIIKPVKI, encoded by the coding sequence GTGAGAACTGAAAAGGATAAAATGTTGAATGGCGACTTGTATAACCCAGATGACGTAGAATTGGTTAAAGAGCGTTGTAATGCTAGAAGACTTACGAGGATATTTAATCAAACAATGGAAACAGAAGACGAAAAACGAATAGATTTACTGAAAAAGTTATTTGGTTCAACGGGAAAAAACATTCAAATTGAGCCGGATTTTCGATGCGATTATGGCTATAACATCCATGTCGGCGAGAACTTTTTTGCAAACTTTGACTGCACTTTTTTGGATGTATGCGAAATTCGAATCGGGGATAATTGCTTGATTGCACCGGGTGTACATATCTATACAGCGACACACCCACTAAACCCAATGGAAAGAATTGGGGGAACCGAGTATGGGAAACCGGTATGTATTGGTGATAATGTATGGATCGGTGGACGAGCCGTCATTAATCCCGGAATTCAAATAGGAAGTAACGTCGTCATTGCATCGGGTGCAGTTGTAACGAAAGATGTACCTGACAATGTAGTAATTGGCGGGAATCCTGCGCGGATAATTAAGCCTGTCAAAATATAG
- a CDS encoding NADPH-dependent FMN reductase: MKIKVKAIIGSTSSTSYNLKIVEHLRKRHADKLEITPVFINDLEMFSIDIENTPPENVQDFKDNVKDSDAVLFAVPEYNFSIPGAMKNAIDWLSRGGDFTIQDKPAFIIGSSMGVLGSVRAQMHLREILSNPALAPVILPGNEVYIGSVHTKMNETGEITDQATIDFLDLVLNNFVEFYNKTNSAVGV, encoded by the coding sequence ATGAAGATCAAAGTAAAAGCGATTATTGGAAGTACGAGTTCAACATCATATAACTTGAAAATAGTGGAGCATTTGAGAAAGCGCCATGCAGATAAATTGGAAATCACTCCGGTATTTATAAATGACCTAGAAATGTTTTCGATTGATATAGAGAATACGCCTCCCGAAAACGTTCAGGATTTTAAAGATAATGTGAAAGATTCCGATGCAGTTTTGTTTGCGGTTCCTGAATATAACTTCTCCATACCAGGTGCAATGAAAAACGCGATTGACTGGTTATCACGCGGCGGCGACTTTACTATTCAGGACAAACCTGCATTCATCATTGGTTCATCCATGGGCGTATTGGGAAGTGTACGTGCACAAATGCACCTGAGAGAAATTCTTTCAAATCCAGCACTTGCCCCGGTTATACTTCCGGGTAATGAAGTGTATATCGGTTCCGTTCACACGAAAATGAACGAAACTGGTGAAATAACGGATCAAGCGACAATTGATTTCTTGGACTTAGTTTTAAACAACTTTGTTGAATTTTATAATAAAACAAATAGCGCAGTTGGAGTTTAA
- a CDS encoding DUF2642 domain-containing protein gives MKKIIQSLVKEVVQIEISGKKLMNGTLIDLGSDVLILFNGTDFVYIPTNHIQCLTTNHIDDFEINVPTEFPSIIMDDDDKEDLSIVKVLTQAQNEFVEIYVTGSQPLHGIITSIKDNYFVFHSPVYKTMYIALNHLKWLIPYFKNKKPYGLDVQNFLVHSNNELLASTFEAQVKNLKNKLVVFNMGEKKNHIGKINNVEDQIVEIQTARSHYIYRNIRHIKTLHQV, from the coding sequence TTGAAAAAAATTATTCAAAGTCTTGTAAAGGAAGTTGTTCAAATAGAGATTTCGGGGAAGAAACTAATGAACGGCACTCTTATTGACCTGGGTAGCGACGTGCTTATACTTTTTAACGGAACAGATTTTGTGTACATCCCTACAAATCATATTCAATGTCTAACAACTAATCATATTGATGACTTTGAAATAAATGTCCCTACAGAGTTTCCTAGCATTATTATGGACGATGATGATAAAGAGGATTTATCAATTGTAAAGGTTCTCACGCAGGCCCAAAATGAGTTTGTTGAAATTTACGTAACAGGTAGTCAACCCTTGCATGGGATTATTACGAGTATTAAAGATAACTATTTCGTATTTCATTCTCCCGTCTATAAAACGATGTATATTGCATTAAATCATCTGAAATGGCTAATTCCTTATTTTAAAAATAAAAAGCCCTATGGCTTGGATGTCCAAAACTTCTTGGTACACTCAAATAATGAATTGCTTGCAAGTACTTTTGAAGCCCAAGTTAAAAATTTAAAAAACAAACTCGTCGTGTTTAATATGGGTGAAAAGAAAAACCATATTGGGAAAATAAATAATGTCGAAGATCAAATCGTTGAGATTCAAACAGCAAGATCACATTATATCTACCGGAACATTCGACATATTAAAACTCTCCATCAGGTGTGA